From the Euphorbia lathyris chromosome 6, ddEupLath1.1, whole genome shotgun sequence genome, one window contains:
- the LOC136233889 gene encoding probable glutathione S-transferase produces the protein MGEEVKLYGSWASPCTRRIELALKLKGVQFEYVEEDLYNKSDLLLSYNPVHKQVPVLVHNGNAICESLVILEYIDETWKQHHHHHLMPKEPYHKAMARFWAKFVDEKIIPTEKRLRSAIEEEKEKIKEEFHHHVKMLEELLKDKEYFHGEKVGYLDIVVVFMGHWFQVQSQVTKVELISEHRHPILSKWIEKLHKHDVVHGCFPPTEKHVAFFKAHFESGHLGHKH, from the exons ATGGGAGAAGAAGTGAAACTGTATGGTTCATGGGCTAGTCCATGCACTCGGAGAATTGAACTAGCCCTGAAACTGAAAGGGGTTCAGTTCGAATATGTTGAGGAAGATCTGTATAACAAGAGTGATTTGCTGCTCAGCTATAACCCAGTTCATAAGCAAGTTCCAGTTCTAGTTCATAATGGAAATGCAATTTGTGAATCACTTGTGATTCTTGAGTACATTGATGAGACCTGGAAAcagcatcatcatcatcatctcaTGCCCAAAGAGCCTTATCACAAAGCCATGGCTCGCTTCTGGGCCAAATTCGTTGATGAAAAG ATAATACCAACAGAGAAAAGGCTTCGGTCAGCAATAGAAGAGGAGAAggagaaaataaaagaagaatttCATCATCATGTGAAGATGCTGGAGGAACTACTAAAAGATAAGGAATACTTTCATGGAGAAAAAGTAGGATACTTGGACATTGTGGTTGTATTTATGGGACATTGGTTTCAAGTACAATCACAAGTCACAAAAGTAGAGTTGATAAGTGAACACAGGCATCCTATTTTGTCCAAATGGATTGAGAAGCTACATAAGCATGATGTTGTTCATGGCTGCTTCCCTCCCACAGAGAAACATGTTGCTTTCTTCAAAGCTCATTTTGAATCTGGACACTTGGGTCACAAACACTGA
- the LOC136232989 gene encoding glutathione S-transferase U7-like: protein MGEEVKVLGTWASPFSNRVELALKLKGIPYQYIEEDLSNKSPLLLKSNPIFKKIPVLIHNGTPISESLLILEYIDETWPNIPILPNNPSQKATARFWAQFVDGKILGTASKYRSAKLEEKEQIIEQVGDEMRVLEKELKGKKYFGGESIGYVDIAAFFILNMFLIREQVMEIGLISKQKFPVILEWMENMKEIDVVKQCLPPKDKHLAYITAMVASSK from the exons ATGGGAGAAGAAGTGAAGGTACTTGGTACATGGGCTAGCCCATTCAGCAACAGAGTAGAACTCGCTCTTAAGCTTAAAGGTATACCATATCAATACATTGAGGAAGATCTCTCTAACAAAAGTCCTTTGCTTCTCAAATCAAAcccaatttttaaaaaaattccagTTCTTATACACAACGGCACACCAATTTCTGAATCACTGCTCATTCTGGAGTACATCGATGAAACCTGGCCAAATATTCCTATTTTGCCGAACAACCCTTCTCAGAAAGCAACTGCCCGTTTCTGGGCTCAATTTGTCGATGGAAAG ATCTTGGGCACTGCTAGCAAGTATAGATCagccaaattggaggagaaagaGCAGATTATCGAACAAGTTGGTGATGAAATGAGAGTTctggagaaagagttaaaagGAAAGAAGTACTTTGGGGGTGAAAGTATTGGATATGTTGATATAGCAGCATTTTTCATATTAAATATGTTCCTGATTCGTGAACAAGTTATGGAAATAGGATTGATCTCTAAACAGAAATTCCCAGTTATATTAGAATGGATGGAAAATATGAAAGAAATAGATGTAGTCAAACAATGCCTACCTCCTAAAGATAAACATCTTGCTTATATTACAGCTATGGTTGCCTCTTCCAAATAG
- the LOC136232923 gene encoding universal stress protein PHOS34-like, protein MGKDRNIGIAIDFSKGSKVALNWAISNLLVTGDTCYVIHIRPSQGNESRNLLWAATGSPLIPLAEFRVKEVAKEYEIPLDPEVLDMLDTVSRQKQVKVVAKIYWGDARDKLCAAVGDLKLDCLVMGSRGLTSLQRLVIGSVSSHVIAASSCPVTIVKDPTAH, encoded by the exons ATGGGAAAGGATAGGAATATAGGTATAGCCATAGATTTTTCAAAGGGAAGCAAAGTAGCTCTGAATTGGGCTATCAGTAATCTGCTAGTCACAGGTGATACTTGTTATGTAATCCATATCAGGCCATCACAAGGAAATGAGAGCCGCAACCTTCTTTGGGCTGCCACTGGTTCAC CTTTGATTCCACTGGCGGAGTTTCGTGTTAAGGAGGTGGCCAAGGAGTATGAAATCCCGCTTGATCCTGAGGTTTTGGATATGTTAGACACTGTGTCTAGGCAGAAACAG GTGAAAGTAGTTGCAAAAATTTACTGGGGAGATGCAAGAGACAAATTATGTGCAGCAGTTGGTGATCTGAAGCTTGATTGTCTGGTCATGGGTAGCAGAGGCCTTACTTCTCTACAAAG GTTGGTGATTGGAAGTGTGAGCAGCCACGTGATTGCAGCTTCAAGTTGTCCAGTTACTATTGTTAAGGATCCAACTGCTCATTGA